A genomic region of Torulaspora delbrueckii CBS 1146 chromosome 7, complete genome contains the following coding sequences:
- the OXR1 gene encoding Oxr1p (similar to Saccharomyces cerevisiae OXR1 (YPL196W); ancestral locus Anc_6.203) yields MFDMKQALDKFKTALSPEAVPSRSSTPSSSSLNRSSRKTSRDRNISVNGSLLFEEDDVLPTVKLTGYLPTTKNRLIRPDMCDQLRSLMPTRVQLYTEWELLYSLEQHGSSLKSLYDHVSPQSTTPMRVGYVIVIKDRKNGIFGGYTNEPFHPTENRRYYGNGECFLWRLDKVPHLTICDGGKRSDSHIKQNQEEHVWQFRGYPYTGLNEFAIYCQSGFLSMGAGDGHYGLWIDDGLMQGVSYPSLTFGNDVLSKEGEKFHIVALEVWRVG; encoded by the coding sequence ATGTTTGACATGAAACAAGCTCTGGATAAGTTCAAGACAGCACTGTCCCCCGAGGCAGTTCCCAGCCGTTCTTCCACGCCCTCTTCGAGTAGTTTGAACAGATCAAGCAGGAAGACCTCGAGAGATAGAAATATTAGTGTCAATGGATCCTTGTTGtttgaggaagatgatgtATTGCCAACAGTTAAATTGACTGGGTACCTGCCAACAACGAAAAATCGGCTTATTAGGCCAGATATGTGTGATCAATTGCGTTCATTGATGCCTACAAGAGTGCAATTATACACTGAGTGGGAATTACTATACAGTCTCGAGCAACATGGTTCTTCACTAAAATCATTGTACGATCATGTGTCGCCACAGAGTACGACACCGATGAGAGTCGGTTATGTGATTGTAATCAAGGACCGCAAGAACGGAATATTCGGAGGTTATACAAATGAGCCATTCCACCCTACCGAAAACAGGCGATATTATGGTAACGGAGAGTGTTTTCTTTGGAGACTGGACAAAGTTCCACATTTAACAATCTGTGATGGTGGTAAACGCAGTGACAGTCATATAAAACagaaccaagaagaacatgTATGGCAGTTTCGTGGTTATCCATACACTGGGCTTAACGAATTTGCCATTTATTGCCAATCTGGATTCCTTTCCATGGGCGCCGGAGATGGACATTATGGATTATGGATCGATGACGGATTGATGCAGGGTGTCTCGTATCCTAGTCTCACCTTTGGCAATGATGTTCTCAGCAAAGAGGGCGAAAAATTCCATATTGTAGCTTTGGAAGTATGGCGAGTGGGCTAG
- the GPI1 gene encoding phosphatidylinositol N-acetylglucosaminyltransferase (similar to Saccharomyces cerevisiae GPI1 (YGR216C); ancestral locus Anc_5.114) — translation MTHYVFWPQHLKLHDKKGNLEAVAITLRGTDHVVIDIVPCELLKGTLLELPYSSIATKVSTEWHFKVDVYQVIEFRAPNLRILQFFSLDPISLTLPEKEIGANEKSSVNDNVCKLWDHPRYQMHDKKLRQTLSLLNLYHTHETAFREKYPKLSSHRGTLGSRLWGSMKRLYRVSRLKTLVSYLGLYLTAIICQLALYTYKALNWQYLKFVNLSVMAQQIDLRCQQICYFPVQYLRINMNMTLRKALPRFRTYSEASANLRKDLPSNYYPDYIRFYNTVWLFLNDMSFGLIFAAFLFEWCDSFSKILHRIITFCLYDLMKSVTISLANNPLGIKLNEELARFLSDLFLWIIEFSNTMLLEPMANPETLSLLLRTVGNLGCVLGGTFALSVFVDYFSILTVHVYIFYHISSKIYHWQISIMKSLFYLFTGKKRNVLRDRIDINFFQLDELLLGTIFFIILVFLTPTVLAFYYSFTVFRLVTICVQIAVESVIALLNHFPLFALLLRVKDPRRIPGGISIQAIEGPTVRFELKNRPLSITNMFKPYLALIDQMRHTYFSPKTIKQILAGRPFVMHRIKLYKVLYSSLPTTPVEIKTLYSQLSQLLTSA, via the coding sequence ATGACTCACTACGTGTTTTGGCCGCAGCATTTGAAACTTCATGATAAGAAAGGCAACTTGGAGGCCGTCGCAATTACTCTTAGAGGAACTGATCATGTGGTCATTGACATTGTTCCATGTGAGTTGCTGAAAGGGACTTTACTGGAATTACCTTACTCCTCAATTGCTACAAAGGTTTCTACTGAATGGCATTTTAAGGTCGATGTGTACCAGGTTATCGAATTTAGAGCACCAAATTTAcgaattttgcaattcttctcGTTAGATCCCATCTCTTTGACGTTAccagagaaagagattggTGCGAATGAGAAGTCTTCCGTTAATGATAATGTATGCAAGCTGTGGGATCATCCAAGATATCAAATGCATGACAAAAAACTACGACAAACCTTAAGCCTTCTGAACTTGTACCATACGCATGAGACTGCCTTTCGGGAAAAGTATCCGAAGTTGAGCAGCCATAGAGGAACACTCGGAAGCAGGTTATGGGGCTCCATGAAAAGACTTTATAGAGTTTCTCGGTTAAAAACTCTGGTAAGTTACCTGGGTCTTTATCTAACTGCGATTATTTGCCAACTCGCTTTGTACACTTACAAAGCATTGAACTGGCAGTATTtaaaatttgtcaatttgTCAGTGATGGCACAGCAGATTGATCTAAGGTGCCAACAAATTTGTTACTTTCCCGTACAGTACCTCCGAATTAATATGAACATGACGTTACGCAAGGCGCTACCGCGCTTCAGAACTTACTCGGAGGCATCTGCAAATCTTAGAAAGGATTTGCCATCAAACTATTATCCTGATTATATTCGATTTTACAATACTGTTTGGcttttcttgaatgatATGTCGTTTGGACTTATTTTTGCTGCTTTTTTATTCGAATGGTGTGATagcttttcaaagatactGCATCGAATTATAACATTCTGTCTTTATGACCTGATGAAGTCAGTCACAATTTCTTTAGCAAATAACCCGTTAGGCATAAAGCTCAATGAGGAATTGGCAAGATTTTTGAGCGATCTCTTTCTCTGGATCATTGAGTTCTCAAACACAATGCTGCTAGAACCTATGGCAAATCCTGAGACTTTGAGCTTGCTACTCAGAACAGTGGGAAATTTGGGATGCGTGCTTGGCGGTACATTTGCACTTTCAGTTTTTGTTGATTATTTTTCTATCCTAACAGTCCACGTTTACATCTTTTACCACATCAGCAGCAAGATTTACCATTGGCAGATCAGTATCATGAAAAGTCTGTTCTACTTATTTACCGGTAAGAAGAGGAATGTTTTGCGTGATCGAATCGATATCAACTTTTTCCAGCTGGATGAGTTATTGCTGGGaacaattttcttcatcatacTAGTCTTTCTCACCCCCACAGTTCTTGCTTTCTATTACTCGTTCACTGTGTTCCGTTTGGTAACCATATGTGTCCAAATCGCTGTGGAGTCGGTAATTGCACTGCTAAATCATTTCCCACTGTTTGCGCTACTTCTGAGGGTGAAAGACCCACGGCGGATTCCCGGTGGTATATCAATTCAAGCTATTGAGGGCCCCACTGTGCGGTTCGAACTCAAAAACCGCCCGCTAAGCATCACAAACATGTTCAAACCGTACCTCGCCCTGATCGACCAAATGAGACACACATACTTCTCGCCCAAGACCATAAAACAGATCCTCGCTGGACGGCCTTTCGTAATGCATAGAATTAAGTTGTACAAAGTGTTGTACTCCTCGCTGCCGACAACTCCAGTCGAGATAAAGACTTTGTACAGTCAATTGTCCCAACTACTAACAAGCGCATAA
- the KXD1 gene encoding Kxd1p (similar to Saccharomyces cerevisiae YGL079W; ancestral locus Anc_6.202): MSEHQNSPDYAATRSQSPSVNSQAYAIPISEDIASQLTDESSLEGSDNSEAEESSGDLFLDSMVQESSNGLFTDSQDPGPMLDVSKYIFESLVQAIESANFAEAISLQTKTSAVINSESTRLKQLIETTKEQLASFKDRFERGAETSKLIRQNLQYSKDKIDRLNAELGIAHPIEFNQAKEKVLERQFDCEPDGSTKS; this comes from the coding sequence ATGTCTGAGCACCAGAATAGTCCAGATTATGCTGCTACAAGATCACAGAGTCCAAGTGTTAATTCTCAGGCATATGCCATACCAATATCGGAAGATATAGCGAGCCAATTGACTGATGAAAGCAGTTTGGAGGGCTCGGATAATTCAGAAGCAGAAGAGAGTAGCGGGGATTTGTTTTTGGACAGTATGGTACAAGAATCGAGCAATGGATTATTCACAGATTCTCAGGATCCTGGACCCATGTTGGATGTCTCGAAGTATATATTTGAGTCCTTAGTGCAAGCCATCGAATCTGCTAATTTTGCAGAAGCCATCTCTCTTCAGACAAAGACTTCCGCTGTTATCAACTCGGAAAGTACTAGATTAAAACAGTTGATTGAAACTACTAAAGAGCAACTGGCcagtttcaaagatcgATTTGAGCGTGGAGCAGAGACTTCAAAACTAATACGACAAAACCTGCAGTACTCCAAGGACAAGATCGATCGCTTGAATGCTGAACTTGGAATAGCACACCCAATTGAGTTCAACCAGGCGAAAGAGAAGGTTCTGGAGCGTCAGTTTGATTGTGAGCCCGATGGTTCAACAAAGTCATAA
- the RSM27 gene encoding mitochondrial 37S ribosomal protein mS33 (similar to Saccharomyces cerevisiae RSM27 (YGR215W); ancestral locus Anc_5.115) produces the protein MADLKNRLLKVAEISAKIFDLNFNPTNARTGSRILAKRLKGPTIAGYYGDPDFLKFKHLKTLYPDFQFGDQKEEYRLSMIEARKRRGKGAPKKKKEASTGGKTKKRK, from the coding sequence ATGGCAGACTTAAAGAATAGACTGCTGAAGGTGGCAGAAATTTCCGCAAAGATTTTTGACCTAAATTTTAATCCAACTAACGCTAGAACTGGTTCACGAATTCTCGCTAAGAGATTGAAGGGTCCTACGATTGCAGGGTACTATGGTGATCCAGATTTCCTGAAATTCAAGCACTTAAAGACTTTATACCCAGATTTCCAGTTTGGAGACCAGAAGGAAGAGTATAGACTTTCGATGATCGAGGCAAGGAAACGTCGTGGTAAAGGTGCtcccaagaagaagaaggaggCTAGCACCGGTGGAAAGACTAAGAAGAGGAAATAA
- the DBP3 gene encoding RNA-dependent ATPase DBP3 (similar to Saccharomyces cerevisiae DBP3 (YGL078C); ancestral locus Anc_6.204), with the protein MTKEEIKDKKRKVEDDLTKEKKKQKKDKKQKDKKEKKEKKEKKKEKKEKKEKKDKEDKEDKPVEKKFEPILAEASGPEVEAFYKENEVSVDYPTEKQIQPVLSFDELSLDSKIQAAISVFPKPTPIQSVSWPYLLAGKDVIGVAETGSGKTFAFGVPAINKLVTEDGKKKGVQVLVISPTRELASQIYDNMILLIEKADLECCCVYGGVPKYEQREKLKKAQVVVATPGRLLDLMQEGSVDLSNVSYLVLDEADRMLEKGFEEDIKNIIRSTNTSSRQTLMFTATWPKEVRELASTFMSDPVKVSIGNRDELSANKRITQVVEVIDQFQKERKLLELLKKYQSGPKKDEKVLIFALYKKEATRVERNLKYNGYNVAAIHGDLSQQQRSQALNEFKTGASNLLLATDVAARGLDIPNVKTVINLTFPLTVEDYVHRIGRTGRAGQTGTAHTLFTEQEKHLAGALVNVLNGANQPVPEELKKFGTHTKKKEHSAYGAFYKDVDMNKKPKKITFD; encoded by the coding sequence ATGacaaaggaagaaatcaaggacaagaagagaaaggtCGAAGATGATTTGAcgaaggagaagaagaagcagaagaaagacaagaagcagaaagacaagaaggagaagaaggagaagaaggaaaagaagaaggagaaaaaagagaagaaggagaagaaggataaagagGATAAAGAGGATAAAccagttgaaaaaaaattcgaGCCTATTCTGGCGGAAGCTTCTGGACCAGAAGTTGAAGCATTCtacaaagaaaatgaagTTAGCGTTGATTACCCAACCGAGAAACAAATTCAACCCGTTCTTTCattcgatgagctttcttTAGATTCCAAAATTCAAGCCGCAATTTCTGTGTTCCCAAAGCCAACTCCGATTCAATCTGTTTCATGGCCATATTTATTAGCTGGTAAGGACGTTATTGGTGTCGCTGAAACTGGTTCTGGTAAAACTTTTGCGTTTGGTGTCCCAGCAATCAATAAATTGGTGACTGAAGATGGAAAAAAGAAGGGTGTTCAGGTGCTAGTCATTTCTCCAACTAGAGAACTTGCCTCTCAAATTTACGATAATATGATATTATTAATTGAAAAGGCCGACTTGGAGTGTTGTTGTGTTTATGGTGGTGTCCCTAAGTATGAGCAGAgagagaagttgaagaaagctcaagTTGTGGTTGCCACACCAGGTAGATTGCTAGATTTGATGCAAGAAGGTTCTGTCGACTTATCGAACGTGTCATATCTGGTTCTAGATGAAGCCGACAGAATGCTAGAAAAAGGTTTCGAAGAGgacatcaagaacatcatCAGATCAACGAATACTTCAAGTAGACAGACACTGATGTTCACAGCCACTTGGCCAAAGGAGGTTCGTGAATTGGCGTCCACCTTCATGTCCGATCCAGTCAAGGTTTCGATTGGTAACAGAGACGAGTTGAGTGCCAACAAGAGAATCACACAGGTTGTGGAAGTTATCGACCAGTTTCAGAAGGAGAGAAAGCTTTTGGAACtattaaaaaaatatcagTCAGGACCAAAAAAGGACGAAAAGGTTCTAATCTTTGCTCTATACAAGAAGGAAGCTACCAGAGTAGAGAGGAACTTGAAGTATAATGGCTACAATGTGGCAGCCATTCACGGTGATCTGTCGCAGCAGCAAAGATCACAAGCTTTGAATGAGTTCAAGACTGGAGCTTCTAATCTGCTACTAGCCACTGATGTCGCTGCCAGAGGTTTAGATATCCCAAACGTCAAGACTGTTATCAATCTAACATTCCCACTAACAGTAGAAGATTACGTTCATAGAATTGGTAGAACTGGTAGAGCTGGACAAACTGGTACAGCTCATACTCTCTTCACAGAGCAGGAAAAGCATTTAGCTGGTGCGCTTGTAAATGTTTTAAACGGTGCCAATCAACCAGTTcctgaagaattgaagaaattcgGTACCCACACTAAGAAAAAAGAACATAGTGCTTACGGTGCTTTCTACAAGGATGTTGATATGAAcaagaagccaaagaagattaCCTTCGACTAA
- the HNM1 gene encoding Hnm1p (similar to Saccharomyces cerevisiae HNM1 (YGL077C); ancestral locus Anc_6.205), with product MVSKSLSSAYEADRTSLSEVHTRESHKGALEYGKDTMMTERGGEVHLRKSFSLWSILGVGFGLTNSWFGISVSMVTGIFSGGPMMIVYGIIIVALISICVGASLGELSSAYPHAGGQFWWSLKLAPPKHKRFAAYLCGSFAYAGSVFTSASTTLSAATEVVGMYALAHPDFTPKRWHVFVCFEIMHLFLTLFNCYGKSLPLISASALYISLLSFFTITVTVLACSSGKFNDAKFVFATFYNETGWKNSGIAFIVGLINPAWSFSCLDCATHMAFEVEKPERVIPIAIMGTVAIGFATSFCYVISMFFSIRDLDSLMQSATGAPILDIYNQALGNTSGAIFLGCMVLFTSFGCIIACHTWQARLGWSFARDKGLPFSGLLSQVNPQVGVPLNAHLMSCALISLIGLLYLASSTAFNSLCTGCIAFLLLSYSIPVICLLRKKRQIKHGPFWFGKLGYFFNIVLLGWAVFCIVFFSFPPALPVTKDNMNYVSVVIVGFTAYALLYWKFKGCKEFSAIAEEEEELLNNDVDPNSVRDSEQSIEPEIIELGNKDSKRI from the coding sequence ATGGTTAGTAAGAGTCTATCATCTGCTTACGAGGCTGATCGCACAAGCCTGAGCGAAGTTCATACAAGGGAATCGCATAAAGGTGCTTTGGAGTATGGTAAGGATACTATGATGACCGAGAGAGGCGGTGAGGTGCATTTGCGTAAATCTTTTTCGTTGTGGTCGATTTTGGGTGTTGGCTTTGGTTTGACTAACTCGTGGTTCGGGATTTCTGTTTCTATGGTCACTGGTATCTTTTCCGGTGGCCCCATGATGATCGTGTACGGTATCATTATTGTTGCATTGATCTCTATCTGTGTTGGTGCTTCACTGGGTGAATTGTCTTCTGCTTATCCACACGCTGGTGGTCAATTTTGGtggtctttgaaattggctCCTCCAAAACACAAGAGATTTGCTGCCTATTTGTGCGGATCATTTGCGTATGCGGGTTCTGTTTTCACTAGTGCTTCCACGACGTTATCTGCAGCTACCGAAGTGGTTGGTATGTATGCTTTAGCCCATCCCGATTTTACTCCAAAGAGATGGCATGTGTTTGTGTGTTTTGAAATTATGCATTTATTCCTGACTCTGTTCAACTGTTATGGTAAATCTTTACCTTTGATCTCTGCTTCTGCTTTGTACATTTCGTTGTTGTCTTTCTTTACAATTACTGTAACTGTGCTAGCTTGCTCAAGCGGGAAATTCAATGATGCCAAATTCGTGTTTGCCACATTTTACAATGAAACTGGCTGGAAAAATAGTGGGATAGCTTTCATAGTCGGTTTAATTAACCCTGCTTGGTCTTTCTCCTGCCTGGACTGTGCGACTCACATGgcttttgaagttgagaaaCCAGAACGTGTGATTCCAATTGCTATCATGGGAACTGTCGCCATTGGTTTTGCAACTTCTTTCTGTTACGTTATCTCCATGTTCTTCTCCATTCGTGATCTGGACAGTTTAATGCAATCTGCCACTGGTGCACCAATCCTAGATATCTACAACCAGGCTTTGGGTAATACATCTGGTGCAATTTTCTTGGGTTGTATGGTTCTTTTCACCTCGTTTGGATGTATTATCGCATGTCATACTTGGCAGGCAAGATTGGGTTGGTCTTTTGCTAGAGACAAAGGTCTACCTTTCTCCGGTCTTTTGTCTCAGGTTAACCCACAAGTTGGTGTCCCATTGAACGCACATTTGATGTCCTGTGCTTTGATTTCGTTGATCGGTTTGTTATACTTGGCTTCCAGTACCGCTTTCAACTCATTGTGTACCGGCTGTATTGCATTCCTGTTGCTTTCTTACTCTATCCCAGTGATCTGTTTATTGCGTAAGAAACGTCAAATTAAACACGGCCCATTCTGGTTTGGTAAACTTGGTTACTTTTTCAACATTGTCCTTCTGGGCTGGGCAGTCTTCTGTATCGtgttcttctctttccCACCAGCATTGCCAGTCACTAAGGATAACATGAACTACGTTTCCGTGGTGATCGTCGGTTTCACTGCTTACGCTTTACTTTACTGGAAATTCAAGGGTTGCAAGGAGTTCTCTGCcattgctgaagaagaggaagagttgTTGAACAATGATGTTGATCCTAACTCCGTCAGAGACAGCGAACAATCCATTGAACCTGAAATCATCGAATTAGGTAACAAGGACAGCAAAAGGATCTAA
- the APL5 gene encoding Apl5p (similar to Saccharomyces cerevisiae APL5 (YPL195W); ancestral locus Anc_6.201) gives MTSLYAPTGDDVKQRLRPFGIFFEKSLKDLIKGIRSNNETPEKLQHFLAQALSECREEANSPDLNLKTNAVLKLTYLEMYGFDMSWANFHILEVMSSSKLQQKRVGYLAASQSFYKDSDILMLATNLMKKDLKYGGNNDVVKVGIALSGLSTIVTPSLAADICDDLFGMLSSSKPYIRKKAVTALFKVFLQYPEALRDNFDKFAARLEDDDTSVLSAMVSVICELSKKNPQPFIKLSPMLYEILVTISNNWIIIRLLKLFTNLSKVEPKLRPRLLPKILELMDTTVATSVLYESINCIVKGNMLEEDDFDTAVRCLECLQTFCDSSDPNLRYISCVLFYKIGKINIAFISQFDKLVLRLLNDVDVSIRSKALELVVGIVSEENLKSIVLALLKQFVDEDTIVLQSGEPNFEVANEIPIIISEPYKIKMVNTIIHICSMDNFSMLTDFEWYNTVLLDLIMLSQDISEPSLGCKIGEQLRNSMVKVPSMREDTLSTIIKILSTDSVYTQIAGVLKECFWSIGEYSSQVDNGDDLIQSILAKKHHFAAEIQQVVIIALLKIFTNWSNGHSDLDLTRLKFIMEELLNYFQSLSYSKDFEVQERAVESSEILKLSSEALQEDGDGLPLLISEVMPSLFNSYELKPLSHGVQMQLQQNVTVDCDTPFLSTEELTEILEKNTSSETGAFTEDSLESDDGKFAYNEEEADDSSSGEKQPTEDWELSKEEREVLEKRKEEERQSNPFYLAREETTSKSINGDLLDFSENGDDTEQSSNTIRLSKQQIISPSVGEKAKKEKKIKKKPKRRVEVLPDEVVATTQDVSNNKPSNIRVTPSSQSVSSLAPSNKKISLKTHTMLENFDFSKPKDALDESNEDIGSGAQDEQDELERIRSKFANQGLVEIQPGEEDEEVVIVKKKKKSSKKKNKKTSKTSSKTQEEKEDARQLA, from the coding sequence ATGACCTCTTTATACGCACCAACAGGTGATGATGTGAAGCAGAGACTGAGACCTTTTggtatcttctttgagaagtcGCTGAAGGATTTGATTAAGGGTATACGATCAAACAATGAGACAcctgaaaaattgcaacATTTCCTTGCACAAGCTCTCAGTGAATGTCGAGAGGAGGCCAATTCACCtgatttgaatttgaagactaaTGCAGTTCTTAAGCTGACCTATTTGGAGATGTATGGTTTCGACATGTCATGGGCCAATTTCCACATCTTGGAGGTGATGAGTAGTAGCAAGCTTCAACAGAAACGTGTGGGTTACTTAGCAGCTTCACAGTCTTTCTATAAGGACTCTGACATCCTTATGTTAGCTACGAACCTAATgaagaaggatttgaagtATGGAGGAAACAACGATGTGGTTAAAGTTGGGATTGCGTTGAGTGGGCTTTCAACCATTGTTACACCGAGCTTGGCTGCCGATATATGCGATGATTTATTTGGCATGCTAAGTAGCTCGAAACCTTATATCAGAAAGAAAGCAGTGACGGCGTTATTCAaggtttttcttcaataccCAGAAGCATTAAGAGATAACTTTGATAAGTTTGCCGCAAGgcttgaagatgatgacaCTTCAGTTTTGTCAGCCATGGTAAGTGTAATTTGTGAACTCTCCAAGAAAAATCCACAGCCTTTCATAAAGCTTTCTCCAATGTTGTATGAGATTTTGGTGACCATTTCAAATAATTGGATCATCATAAGGCTACTAAAATTGTTTACTAACTTGTCCAAAGTCGAACCAAAATTGAGGCCCAGACTCCTACCAAAGATCCTGGAACTCATGGACACTACTGTAGCTACATCTGTACTGTACGAATCGATTAATTGTATCGTCAAGGGAAATAtgctggaagaagatgattttgacACAGCAGTTCGCTGTTTGGAGTGTCTACAAACATTCTGTGATTCTTCTGATCCGAATCTGAGATACATCAGTTGTGTTCTATTTTACAAAATTGGTAAGATCAACATCGCTTTCATTTcacaatttgataaactgGTGCTGCGTCTTTTGAACGATGTTGACGTTTCTATTAGGTCAAAAGCCCTAGAACTTGTCGTTGGGATTGttagtgaagaaaatttAAAGAGCATTGTTTTAGCACTGCTGAAGCAGTTTGTGGACGAAGATACAATAGTGCTTCAATCAGGGGAGCCTAACTTTGAAGTCGCAAATGAAATACCAATTATAATTTCAGAGCCATACAAAATAAAAATGGTCAATACTATCATACACATTTGCTCCATGGATAACTTCTCGATGCTAACGGATTTCGAGTGGTACAACACGGTTCTATTAGATCTCATCATGCTCTCTCAGGATATTTCTGAGCCATCTTTGGGATGCAAGATAGGTGAGCAGCTGAGAAATAGCATGGTCAAAGTCCCTAGCATGAGGGAAGATACGTTATCAACCATCATTAAAATTCTGTCAACTGACAGTGTTTATACACAGATCGCAGgtgttttgaaagaatgtTTCTGGTCGATTGGTGAATATTCCTCCCAGGTTGACAATGGAGATGACTTAATTCAATCTATTCTTGCCAAAAAACATCATTTTGCTGCTGAGATTCAGCAAGTCGTCATAATCGCATTGCTGAAGATTTTCACTAATTGGTCGAATGGTCATTCAGATCTAGACCTGACCCGCTTAAAATTTATTATGGAAGAGTTGCTCAACtattttcaaagtttgTCTTATTcgaaagattttgaagtgCAAGAGCGTGCCGTTGAGTCCTCTGAAATACTGAAGCTAAGTAGCGAAGCTTTGCAAGAGGACGGGGATGGACTTCCACTATTGATTAGTGAAGTGATGCCAAGCCTGTTCAATTCTTATGAGCTCAAGCCCTTGTCCCACGGGGTTCAAATGCAGCTGCAGCAGAACGTCACGGTAGATTGCGATACGCCATTCTTGAGTACCGAAGAATTGACGGAAATCCTAGAAAAGAATACCTCCAGTGAAACTGGTGCTTTCACGGAGGACTCATTGGAGAGCGATGACGGCAAATTTGCATataacgaagaagaagcggATGATTCATCTAGCGGCGAGAAACAACCTACTGAAGATTGGGAACTTTCTAAGGAGGAACGAGAAGTGCTGGAAAAGAggaaagaggaagaaaggCAATCTAATCCATTTTACCTAGCCCGAGAAGAAACTACCAGCAAAAGTATTAATGGTGATTTACTTGACTTCTCGGAGAACGGCGATGACACAGAGCAAAGTTCAAACACCATAAGGTTAAGTAAGCAGCAGATCATATCTCCTAGTGTTGGAGAGAAGgccaagaaagaaaaaaagatTAAGAAGAAACCGAAAAGAAGAGTCGAGGTCTTGCCTGATGAAGTTGTGGCCACGACCCAGGACGTTTCCAACAATAAACCCTCCAACATTCGAGTCACACCAAGCTCACAATCAGTCTCGTCGTTGGCTCCTTCCAATAAGAAGATCAGCCTCAAGACGCACACCATGCTTGAGAATTTCGATTTCTCCAAGCCAAAAGACGCTCTTGATGAGTCCAATGAGGATATAGGCTCTGGTGCCCAAGATGAGCAGGATGAGCTAGAGAGAATTCGGTCaaaatttgcaaaccaAGGTCTCGTAGAAATTCAGCCCGGTGAggaggatgaggaagtaGTCATAgtcaaaaagaagaagaaatcgagcaagaagaagaataagaaaACATCTAAAACCAGCTCAAAaactcaagaagaaaaagaagatgcAAGACAGTTAGCATGA